The following proteins are encoded in a genomic region of Desulfosporosinus youngiae DSM 17734:
- the hslV gene encoding ATP-dependent protease subunit HslV has product MFHATTIVAVKKGEHVAIAGDGQVTMGQATIMKHTARKVRRLFHGKVIAGFAGSVADAFTLFDKFEQKLEEYHGNLQRSAVELAKEWRTDKMLRNLEALLLVADTNNLLIVSGSGEVIEPDDGIAAIGSGGNYALAAARALAKHSDLPTSEIVREAMLVAASICVYTNEQIIVEEL; this is encoded by the coding sequence ATGTTTCACGCAACAACGATTGTCGCTGTAAAAAAAGGGGAACACGTAGCTATCGCGGGTGACGGTCAGGTAACAATGGGACAGGCAACGATTATGAAACATACGGCCCGCAAGGTTCGTCGCTTATTTCATGGAAAAGTCATTGCAGGGTTTGCCGGATCCGTTGCGGATGCGTTTACTCTTTTTGATAAATTTGAGCAAAAACTCGAAGAATATCATGGAAATCTTCAGCGTTCAGCCGTAGAATTAGCGAAAGAATGGCGAACAGACAAAATGCTGAGGAATCTAGAGGCCTTACTTCTGGTTGCGGATACGAATAATCTCTTAATCGTATCCGGTTCAGGCGAAGTGATCGAACCGGATGATGGAATCGCGGCCATCGGATCCGGGGGGAATTATGCTTTAGCTGCGGCACGGGCCCTGGCCAAACATTCAGACTTGCCAACATCCGAAATTGTGCGGGAAGCGATGCTCGTAGCGGCTTCAATATGTGTGTACACCAATGAGCAAATTATCGTCGAAGAGTTATAG
- the trmFO gene encoding methylenetetrahydrofolate--tRNA-(uracil(54)-C(5))-methyltransferase (FADH(2)-oxidizing) TrmFO → MQQSITVIGAGLAGSEAAYQLAERGVKVDLFEMRPSKTTPAHKTDQFAELVCSNSLRGAAIENAVGLLKEEMRRLGSLIMSAADHNAVPAGGALAVDRELFSSEITKRLEQHSKITIHREEVREVPQAGITVIASGPLTSDDLAEDILRLTGEQALSFYDAAAPIVTLESIDLDKAFWASRYDKGEADYLNCPMSKEEYETFYKALIGAEMAEVQGFEQGKVFEGCLPVEVMAKRGPQTLTFGPLKPVGLVDPRTGIRSYAVVQLRKENQAGTLFNLVGFQTHLKWGEQKRVFSLIPGLEKAEFARYGVMHRNTFLNAPKVLKADFSLRHKPELFFAGQMTGVEGYVESAASGLLAGLNAWRRLSEMTTIVFPPETALGGLARHLEGSPSQSFQPMNINFGLLPPLAERIRDKREKNTRISERALAALHEFCAREEMGR, encoded by the coding sequence ATGCAACAGTCAATAACTGTTATCGGGGCAGGTCTTGCAGGCTCGGAGGCCGCTTACCAATTGGCCGAACGCGGTGTTAAGGTAGATCTCTTTGAAATGCGGCCGTCTAAAACGACTCCTGCCCATAAAACAGATCAATTTGCAGAACTCGTCTGCAGCAATTCGCTTCGAGGAGCTGCTATAGAGAATGCTGTAGGGCTATTAAAAGAGGAAATGCGCCGTTTAGGGTCTCTGATTATGAGTGCGGCAGATCACAATGCGGTTCCCGCTGGCGGCGCTTTAGCTGTCGACCGGGAACTGTTTTCAAGTGAAATCACAAAACGGCTGGAACAACATTCCAAGATCACTATTCATCGAGAGGAAGTGCGTGAAGTTCCTCAAGCCGGAATAACTGTAATAGCTAGTGGTCCCTTGACATCAGATGATTTAGCAGAGGATATACTAAGGCTGACCGGCGAGCAGGCCTTATCCTTTTATGATGCCGCCGCTCCTATTGTTACGCTCGAATCGATTGACTTAGATAAGGCTTTTTGGGCTTCCCGGTATGATAAAGGTGAAGCAGATTACTTGAATTGCCCTATGAGCAAAGAAGAATACGAGACCTTTTATAAAGCATTAATCGGGGCAGAGATGGCTGAAGTTCAAGGATTTGAGCAGGGTAAGGTTTTTGAGGGGTGTTTGCCTGTCGAGGTCATGGCTAAGCGCGGTCCCCAAACCCTTACATTCGGCCCCCTGAAGCCGGTGGGTTTGGTGGACCCAAGAACAGGCATCCGGTCTTATGCAGTTGTACAGCTGCGAAAAGAAAATCAAGCGGGAACATTGTTTAATCTGGTAGGATTTCAAACCCATTTAAAATGGGGAGAACAAAAGCGAGTGTTTTCCTTAATTCCGGGTCTGGAGAAAGCTGAGTTTGCTCGTTATGGTGTCATGCACCGCAATACCTTCCTTAATGCCCCAAAAGTGCTCAAAGCGGACTTTAGTCTACGCCATAAACCGGAGCTTTTTTTTGCCGGTCAAATGACAGGGGTAGAAGGATATGTTGAATCCGCTGCCAGCGGGCTTCTAGCAGGTCTTAATGCATGGCGGAGGCTAAGTGAGATGACAACCATAGTGTTTCCACCCGAAACAGCGTTAGGAGGGTTAGCGCGTCATTTAGAAGGTTCCCCCAGTCAAAGTTTTCAGCCGATGAATATCAATTTTGGCTTATTGCCTCCATTAGCTGAGCGGATAAGGGACAAGCGGGAAAAAAATACTAGAATTTCAGAACGGGCTTTAGCAGCATTGCATGAATTTTGTGCACGAGAGGAAATGGGGAGATAA
- a CDS encoding Ku protein, whose protein sequence is MHTLWKGSISFGLVNVPVKMHAATESQEFKFNYLHEDCKNRIRSIKRCPACDVEVGADDLVKGFEYEKDRYVVLSKDDLATLEQPMSRSIDILDFVNLQEIDPIYYQKSYYLSPEETAMKAYRLLCQSMEESGKVALARVTMRSKQHLACLRVFEKGLVMETMYYPKEIRHMDVDWDQVVLTEAELTMARQLIENLAHSFEPDKYKDELHEQMVRLIESKVAGETYQVEPPVQGGKVVDLMEALRASIAQTENQKGQLINKAEEVTSKPVKRVKADKSEQAAATGSVKTAEKDKESTPAQPSDTLEKPILKPKSTLTPRKRTTRRAKEA, encoded by the coding sequence ATGCATACGTTATGGAAAGGGTCCATTAGTTTCGGCTTAGTTAATGTTCCTGTTAAAATGCATGCGGCAACAGAATCACAAGAATTTAAGTTTAATTATCTTCATGAAGATTGTAAAAATCGGATTCGCTCTATTAAAAGATGCCCGGCTTGTGATGTAGAGGTTGGTGCAGATGATTTAGTGAAGGGATTTGAATATGAAAAGGATCGGTATGTTGTTTTAAGTAAGGATGATCTTGCAACCTTGGAACAACCCATGAGCAGGTCTATTGATATTTTAGATTTTGTTAATCTTCAGGAAATTGATCCGATTTATTACCAAAAATCCTATTATCTTTCTCCGGAAGAAACTGCCATGAAAGCCTATCGCTTACTATGCCAGTCTATGGAGGAAAGCGGCAAAGTTGCTTTGGCTCGGGTTACAATGCGTTCCAAGCAGCATCTCGCCTGCCTGCGTGTCTTCGAAAAAGGGTTGGTTATGGAAACCATGTATTACCCTAAGGAAATTCGTCATATGGATGTGGATTGGGATCAAGTAGTTTTGACAGAGGCAGAACTGACCATGGCCAGGCAATTGATCGAAAATTTAGCTCACTCATTTGAACCTGATAAATATAAGGATGAGCTGCATGAACAAATGGTTCGGCTGATAGAGAGCAAAGTAGCGGGAGAAACCTATCAGGTGGAGCCTCCTGTCCAAGGTGGGAAAGTGGTCGATCTTATGGAAGCTCTCCGAGCCAGTATTGCCCAGACAGAAAATCAAAAAGGTCAATTAATAAATAAGGCAGAGGAAGTAACAAGTAAGCCAGTTAAACGGGTTAAGGCTGATAAGTCCGAGCAAGCAGCAGCAACAGGATCTGTTAAGACAGCTGAAAAGGACAAAGAGTCAACACCTGCTCAGCCTAGTGATACATTAGAGAAGCCTATTCTGAAACCAAAGTCGACCTTGACTCCACGAAAACGGACAACTCGGCGTGCTAAGGAAGCATAG
- a CDS encoding YifB family Mg chelatase-like AAA ATPase — protein MFAAVYGMSVLGLQAHIIRVEVDVSNGLPSFDIVGLPNPAVREARDRVRSAIRNSGYKFPFQRVTVNLAPADLRKEGSGLDLPIAIGILAATGQCMPSSQRYVFSGELSLEGSLRPVPGVLTMAITLDKENTESGLDEAQTGETLILIVPPDNLAEARLVSGLITHSTDTLAQVVKGIENEGSFQDDLLSRSPEPELNKGVNVDWADIHGQQNVKRALEIAAAGGHNVVLVGPPGSGKTLLAKAYSGILPQLSEKESIEVTQLYSVCGLLNCNGSLVQHRPFRSPHHTVTKVGMIGGGRNLRPGELSLANHGVLFLDELPEFSREVLECLRQPLEDRELTITRQTGSITYPAHVSVISSMNPCPCGFFGDQGRVCHCTPQQIQNYRGRISGPLLDRFDMHVEVPRLNYSELKDNSNLESSRVVRERVMSARQRQWARLGPAKTNAEMTAKETKEFGKLTLSGESLLQRIFESQHLSARAHDRILRVACTIADLGGSADILPEHLAEAIQFRALDKRFF, from the coding sequence ATGTTCGCCGCCGTATATGGAATGAGTGTCCTTGGCTTACAAGCTCATATAATACGAGTAGAAGTTGATGTGTCAAATGGGCTGCCAAGCTTTGACATAGTTGGTCTTCCTAACCCTGCTGTTAGAGAGGCGCGGGATCGGGTGCGTTCAGCAATACGAAATTCAGGCTATAAGTTCCCCTTTCAGCGGGTCACGGTCAATTTGGCTCCTGCGGATTTACGTAAAGAAGGGTCTGGACTCGACCTGCCGATTGCGATCGGGATACTTGCTGCGACGGGGCAATGCATGCCCTCATCACAGCGCTACGTTTTCTCTGGGGAACTTTCTTTAGAAGGAAGTCTCCGACCAGTGCCAGGCGTGCTGACCATGGCGATAACTTTAGATAAAGAAAATACTGAATCTGGCTTAGACGAGGCTCAGACCGGAGAAACCTTGATTTTGATTGTACCGCCGGATAATTTGGCCGAAGCTCGTTTAGTGTCTGGGCTGATAACCCATAGTACAGACACTCTGGCACAAGTTGTAAAAGGGATAGAAAACGAGGGCAGCTTTCAGGATGACCTACTATCCCGCTCTCCCGAACCGGAATTAAATAAAGGGGTAAATGTAGACTGGGCAGATATTCATGGACAGCAAAATGTAAAGCGAGCTTTAGAAATAGCAGCTGCCGGTGGGCATAATGTTGTCTTAGTGGGGCCTCCAGGCTCAGGGAAAACCCTGTTAGCTAAGGCTTATTCAGGGATACTTCCTCAATTAAGCGAGAAGGAGAGCATTGAGGTCACTCAGCTCTACAGTGTTTGTGGTTTGCTAAATTGTAATGGCTCTTTGGTACAACATCGTCCTTTTAGGAGTCCTCACCATACGGTTACTAAGGTGGGTATGATTGGAGGAGGAAGGAATCTGCGCCCGGGGGAGTTAAGTTTAGCCAATCACGGGGTGCTGTTTCTTGATGAACTTCCGGAGTTTTCACGAGAAGTATTAGAATGCTTACGCCAGCCCCTTGAAGACCGGGAATTGACAATTACCAGACAAACAGGGAGTATAACCTATCCCGCCCATGTCAGTGTCATCTCCAGCATGAATCCATGTCCTTGCGGATTTTTTGGTGATCAGGGAAGAGTTTGCCACTGTACACCCCAGCAAATCCAAAACTATCGGGGAAGAATCTCCGGACCACTCCTGGATCGTTTTGATATGCATGTTGAAGTGCCCAGGCTGAATTATTCTGAGTTGAAGGACAATTCCAACCTGGAATCGTCTAGGGTTGTCAGGGAGAGAGTAATGTCGGCTCGTCAGAGACAATGGGCCCGTCTGGGACCGGCAAAAACGAATGCTGAGATGACGGCGAAGGAAACCAAAGAATTTGGTAAGCTGACTCTGAGCGGAGAATCGCTCTTACAAAGGATTTTTGAGAGCCAGCATCTTAGTGCTCGCGCTCATGATCGTATTTTAAGGGTTGCATGTACGATCGCGGACCTGGGTGGGTCTGCAGATATTCTTCCAGAGCACTTGGCTGAGGCAATACAGTTTCGTGCTTTGGATAAACGGTTCTTTTAG
- the topA gene encoding type I DNA topoisomerase: protein MSKTLVIVESPAKAKSISKFLGNRYTVKASMGHLRDLPKSQLGVDLENNFEPKYIAIRGRGDLIKELRAAAKGADKVFLASDPDREGEAIAWHLSHLLGLNKEDKIRIEFHEITKQAIQSAIKHSRQIDQDRVDAQQARRVLDRLVGYQLSPLLWRKIKKGLSAGRVQSVAVRLIDDREEEIRAFVSEEYWSLMANLESAGGKFQAKLMKKAGKKISISSRSEIDIILADLAGKEFQVSDVRTKEKKRMPAPPFTTSSLQQEAHRKLGFSPKRTMMLAQQLYEGLDLGKEGTVGLITYMRTDSVKIAEVAQDEAREWILTNYGNDYYPPEPRQFTSKGRAQEAHEAIRPTVPLRTPDLLKGILSRDQLRLYRLIWERFMASQMSMAVMDTLTVEVLVDEYLFRANASTVRFPGFLAIYEEGKDDVETTEDEQTSLTLSVSSGEKLNLIKLQEKQHFTEPPPRYTEASLVRKMEEEGIGRPSTYAPTIETIQTRGYVVKEEKQLLPTELGEIVITLLKEHFPDILNLEFTANLEEKLDLIEEGKAPWKSVVEDYYTPFSVTLAEAEEKIGKVKIEDQVSEEICESCGRNMVIKMGRYGKFLACPGFPECRNTKPLFEEAGAKCPTCAKPLVVRRSKKGRKFYGCLGYPECDFVSWEMPAPDPCPECKQMMVVKSTKRQKKHVCTNPECRHTIVLEED, encoded by the coding sequence ATGTCAAAAACGCTTGTAATAGTTGAATCCCCAGCTAAAGCAAAATCAATCAGCAAATTTTTAGGCAATCGATATACAGTTAAAGCTTCAATGGGCCATTTGCGTGATTTACCAAAAAGTCAATTAGGCGTCGATTTAGAAAATAATTTTGAACCGAAATATATTGCTATACGCGGACGAGGGGATTTGATTAAAGAACTACGTGCAGCAGCTAAAGGGGCGGATAAAGTCTTCTTGGCTTCTGACCCCGATCGTGAGGGGGAAGCTATTGCCTGGCATCTTTCTCATCTGTTGGGGCTGAACAAAGAGGATAAAATCCGGATCGAGTTTCATGAGATTACTAAACAGGCTATACAATCTGCGATTAAACATTCCCGGCAGATAGATCAAGATCGAGTAGATGCTCAGCAGGCCCGCCGGGTATTGGATCGTTTAGTAGGTTATCAATTAAGTCCGTTACTCTGGAGAAAAATCAAAAAGGGGTTAAGCGCAGGGCGAGTTCAGTCTGTGGCGGTCCGCCTAATTGACGACCGGGAAGAAGAAATACGGGCCTTTGTATCTGAAGAATACTGGAGTTTGATGGCAAACCTTGAATCAGCCGGAGGAAAATTTCAAGCAAAACTCATGAAGAAAGCAGGTAAGAAAATCTCAATTTCCAGCAGATCGGAAATAGATATTATCTTAGCCGACTTAGCCGGAAAAGAATTTCAGGTTTCTGATGTTCGTACCAAGGAAAAGAAAAGGATGCCTGCACCACCCTTTACAACGAGCAGTTTACAGCAGGAAGCTCACCGTAAATTAGGCTTTTCACCCAAGCGTACCATGATGCTGGCTCAGCAATTGTATGAGGGTCTTGACCTGGGCAAAGAAGGTACTGTTGGTTTAATTACCTACATGCGTACAGACTCAGTTAAGATTGCTGAAGTTGCTCAGGATGAGGCCAGGGAATGGATTCTGACGAACTACGGGAATGATTATTATCCCCCGGAACCGCGTCAATTTACCAGTAAGGGACGGGCTCAGGAAGCCCACGAAGCAATCCGCCCCACCGTGCCTCTGCGTACCCCGGATTTATTGAAGGGAATCTTATCACGGGATCAATTGCGTTTATACCGCCTGATTTGGGAGCGCTTTATGGCCAGTCAGATGAGTATGGCTGTCATGGATACTTTAACCGTTGAAGTCCTTGTGGATGAATATTTATTTCGAGCCAATGCATCGACCGTTCGCTTCCCTGGATTTTTAGCTATCTATGAGGAAGGCAAAGATGATGTTGAGACAACAGAGGATGAGCAAACTTCCTTGACACTTTCTGTTTCTTCGGGAGAAAAATTAAATCTGATTAAACTCCAGGAAAAACAGCATTTTACGGAACCCCCACCTCGTTACACTGAGGCCTCTCTCGTTCGCAAGATGGAAGAGGAAGGAATCGGAAGGCCAAGTACTTATGCGCCGACGATCGAAACCATTCAGACCCGAGGCTATGTTGTTAAAGAGGAAAAACAGCTCCTGCCTACGGAACTTGGAGAGATCGTAATAACCTTATTAAAGGAACATTTTCCGGATATTTTGAACTTGGAGTTCACAGCTAATTTAGAAGAGAAACTCGATCTGATTGAAGAGGGAAAAGCTCCTTGGAAATCGGTTGTAGAGGACTATTATACGCCTTTTTCCGTGACCCTGGCTGAGGCCGAAGAGAAGATCGGGAAGGTGAAGATTGAGGACCAGGTCTCAGAGGAAATTTGTGAAAGCTGTGGCCGGAATATGGTAATTAAAATGGGACGCTACGGCAAATTTTTAGCATGTCCAGGCTTTCCGGAGTGTCGAAATACAAAACCGCTCTTTGAAGAAGCAGGTGCAAAGTGTCCTACCTGCGCTAAACCCCTGGTGGTTCGCCGTTCGAAAAAAGGACGTAAGTTTTATGGGTGTCTTGGCTACCCGGAGTGTGACTTTGTTTCTTGGGAAATGCCGGCTCCTGATCCTTGTCCGGAGTGTAAGCAAATGATGGTGGTTAAATCAACAAAACGTCAGAAAAAGCATGTCTGCACAAATCCGGAATGCCGTCATACAATCGTGCTTGAAGAAGACTAA
- a CDS encoding TIM barrel protein: MPLLFGTAGVPLSSKDRSSEGGVRRIRELNLGALELEFVQGVRMGEEKARKVGAAAKEDNIALSCHAPYYINLNSRESEKITASRDRIIHTSRISQIIGVRSVIFHPAFYHNDPSEAVLERVVRELTLVREVLDAEGNDVILRPETTGKGTQFGDLAETIQIAKEVPGVLPCIDFGHLHARTNGRYNSYDEFCEILDKTAEELGDRWVKNVHFHISGIEYGLKGEKRHLVIKESDLRYEELMKACHSFGVEGLAICESPNLENDALLLQQTYYALS; the protein is encoded by the coding sequence TTGCCATTATTATTTGGAACCGCAGGTGTTCCGCTTTCCTCCAAGGACCGATCCAGCGAGGGAGGTGTGCGCCGTATCAGAGAATTGAATCTCGGTGCCCTGGAATTAGAATTTGTCCAAGGAGTTCGAATGGGTGAAGAGAAAGCCAGAAAAGTTGGTGCCGCCGCTAAAGAGGATAATATCGCCTTAAGTTGTCATGCTCCCTATTATATCAATCTGAACTCCCGTGAGTCGGAGAAAATTACGGCAAGTCGGGATCGGATAATACATACCTCAAGAATTTCCCAAATTATCGGTGTACGAAGTGTCATTTTCCATCCTGCCTTCTATCATAATGATCCGTCAGAGGCAGTATTAGAACGAGTGGTCCGAGAACTTACTCTTGTGCGTGAAGTCCTTGATGCAGAGGGAAATGATGTTATACTTCGTCCGGAAACCACCGGAAAAGGAACTCAGTTTGGAGACCTGGCGGAAACAATTCAGATTGCTAAAGAGGTTCCGGGGGTATTGCCCTGTATCGATTTCGGCCATCTTCATGCCCGAACAAATGGAAGGTATAATTCCTATGATGAATTTTGTGAGATCCTGGATAAAACTGCTGAGGAACTTGGGGATCGCTGGGTAAAGAATGTGCATTTTCATATATCAGGAATTGAATATGGATTGAAGGGCGAGAAGCGTCATCTTGTAATAAAGGAATCTGACTTACGTTATGAAGAGTTAATGAAAGCATGTCATAGTTTTGGAGTGGAAGGATTGGCGATTTGCGAAAGCCCAAACTTAGAAAATGATGCTTTGCTCTTACAACAGACCTACTATGCACTAAGCTGA
- the dprA gene encoding DNA-processing protein DprA — MDREQEKVVRATFRTITGVGSQRLRQLIAYFGSAAKAWKASTSKYLQISHQEEWIKEVLKARQSIDPQRVGDTLKKQGIQIITPDETDYPCLLAELSDAPPLLYYRGHLRGKVEGIAIVGSRKATAYGKAVAKMLAREAAAKGIVIISGLARGIDAAAHQGTLDAGGITWAFLGCGLDQVYPRENQRLAEAILEKGALISEFPPGSPPNAQHFPARNRLISGCSRGVVVVEAAERSGALITVDFALEQGREVFAVPGPIFSEVSRGPHHLLRQGAKIVEGIDDIYNELPPWSNYVGRILLPKASSAQDDEGSDGTEDVGEYDLILSQLSDVPLHIDQITSNSNLSVSTISLALLELQLGGKVTQLPGQYYVLARER, encoded by the coding sequence ATGGATAGAGAACAGGAAAAGGTTGTGAGGGCAACATTCCGTACAATTACAGGCGTTGGAAGTCAGCGATTGAGACAGCTTATAGCCTACTTCGGCAGCGCGGCTAAAGCTTGGAAGGCTTCCACGAGTAAATATCTTCAAATATCTCATCAGGAAGAATGGATTAAGGAAGTATTGAAAGCGAGACAATCAATTGATCCGCAACGGGTCGGAGACACACTGAAAAAACAAGGAATCCAGATAATAACTCCGGATGAAACAGATTATCCCTGTCTGCTGGCAGAGTTATCGGACGCTCCACCACTTTTATATTACCGCGGACACCTAAGAGGAAAAGTGGAGGGGATTGCGATTGTTGGCTCTCGAAAAGCAACCGCTTATGGCAAAGCGGTTGCCAAGATGCTTGCCCGGGAGGCTGCAGCCAAGGGAATTGTCATAATCAGCGGCCTTGCGCGAGGAATTGATGCGGCCGCTCATCAAGGTACACTTGACGCTGGAGGGATAACCTGGGCTTTCCTTGGATGCGGGCTAGACCAGGTATATCCACGGGAAAATCAGCGATTGGCTGAAGCTATTTTAGAAAAGGGCGCTCTAATTTCTGAATTTCCACCCGGCTCTCCGCCGAATGCTCAGCATTTTCCAGCGCGTAATCGCTTGATCAGTGGCTGCTCCCGCGGTGTTGTAGTCGTGGAAGCAGCGGAAAGAAGCGGGGCTCTGATTACAGTTGATTTTGCCTTGGAACAAGGACGAGAAGTATTTGCAGTTCCGGGACCAATTTTTAGTGAGGTGAGTAGGGGGCCTCATCATTTACTTCGTCAAGGAGCAAAAATTGTTGAAGGGATCGATGATATTTATAATGAGTTACCCCCATGGTCCAACTATGTGGGGCGTATTTTGCTGCCCAAGGCATCTTCAGCTCAAGACGATGAAGGGTCTGACGGAACAGAAGACGTTGGGGAATATGACTTGATCTTAAGTCAGTTAAGTGATGTTCCATTACATATTGACCAAATTACGTCGAATTCAAATCTTTCGGTATCAACCATCTCTCTGGCCTTATTAGAGCTTCAATTAGGCGGAAAAGTCACGCAATTGCCGGGTCAATACTATGTATTAGCACGAGAACGCTAG
- the xerC gene encoding tyrosine recombinase XerC yields the protein MLVDEALNLFVGYQYSQNRSEYTVVAYQTDLNQFFRFAASELGQEPENLTVDRVDIYVVRSFLGTLSDHGLARKSMARKLAALRSFFKFLCHKEIIRNNPVQRVASPKLGRKLPHFLYLDQIEKLLGALEEKDLLGCRDKVILELLYGSGLRVSELVGLNRQNLDLDSGLIRVLGKGSKERVVPVTSYAIQAIKTYLRMRADHNQALLLNYQGSRLSERSVRRILDKLVAKISLDQHINPHMLRHSFATHLLDGGADLRSVQELLGHKKLSSTQIYTHLTRERLKEVFTQAHPRARSSNRKTSP from the coding sequence ATGCTTGTCGATGAAGCGCTAAATCTCTTTGTGGGCTATCAATATTCCCAAAATCGATCCGAGTATACGGTTGTTGCTTATCAAACGGATCTGAATCAGTTTTTTAGATTTGCCGCATCTGAACTAGGTCAAGAGCCCGAAAACCTTACAGTGGATCGAGTGGACATTTATGTTGTTCGTAGTTTTTTGGGAACCCTATCGGATCATGGATTGGCAAGAAAAAGCATGGCGCGTAAGCTCGCTGCGCTGCGCTCGTTTTTCAAGTTCTTATGCCATAAGGAAATTATTCGTAATAATCCTGTGCAGCGGGTAGCGAGTCCTAAATTGGGACGCAAACTCCCGCATTTTCTTTATCTGGACCAAATTGAGAAGCTTCTCGGAGCTCTTGAGGAGAAGGATTTATTAGGTTGCCGGGATAAAGTAATTTTAGAGCTTCTCTATGGTTCGGGCCTTAGGGTTAGCGAATTAGTAGGTTTAAATCGACAAAATCTCGATTTAGATAGCGGACTGATTCGGGTCCTCGGAAAAGGGAGTAAGGAACGAGTAGTTCCCGTGACAAGTTATGCAATTCAAGCAATCAAAACCTATCTAAGAATGCGGGCAGATCACAATCAGGCACTTCTGCTTAATTATCAAGGAAGTCGTTTATCCGAGAGGTCTGTGCGCCGAATTTTGGATAAACTAGTTGCTAAGATTAGTTTGGACCAACACATCAACCCTCATATGCTGCGCCATTCCTTTGCTACCCATTTGTTAGATGGAGGAGCGGATTTAAGAAGTGTTCAAGAGCTGCTGGGACATAAAAAGCTTTCGTCCACCCAAATCTATACACATCTAACCCGCGAGCGTCTCAAAGAAGTCTTTACGCAAGCCCATCCAAGAGCCAGATCATCCAACAGGAAGACGTCTCCATAA
- a CDS encoding Hsp20/alpha crystallin family protein, whose protein sequence is MSLIPNEPYRMLDPFWHEMNRFIRRGKENFSDALYPIDVEETQNKVIVTAEIPGIEKPEDLRITLDENRLMIEGEIRRVIHEEEAESIARHSERYYGTFSRLLTLPALVKTDGAHASYKNGLLKLSFLKDDHPAARRIEVDFH, encoded by the coding sequence ATGTCCTTAATTCCAAATGAACCGTACCGCATGTTAGACCCGTTCTGGCATGAGATGAACCGGTTCATAAGACGCGGAAAGGAAAACTTTTCAGATGCTTTATATCCTATTGATGTAGAAGAAACTCAGAATAAGGTTATTGTAACTGCAGAAATTCCAGGAATTGAAAAACCTGAAGATCTCAGAATAACTCTAGATGAAAATCGCTTAATGATTGAGGGCGAAATTCGGCGTGTTATCCACGAAGAAGAAGCGGAAAGCATCGCTCGGCACTCGGAACGATATTATGGAACGTTTTCTCGGTTATTGACTCTTCCTGCGCTCGTAAAGACGGATGGAGCCCACGCAAGTTATAAGAATGGGCTATTAAAACTGAGCTTTTTGAAAGATGATCATCCGGCAGCACGACGGATTGAGGTTGATTTTCACTAA
- a CDS encoding DUF3786 domain-containing protein, which translates to MNYTAAYKVALEKFRACSLEDMARCSGYSIEGNALVLEFLGQHFKIDYPGGKFVPMNTSDGELPIAAQILILHYVSNLSEPLEVGKFISFKELPGGAIYIKPFTGRAIDPLVRVFGSDPDSLLEVVTRLGGQSNGLGDVGVTYRVFPRIPVALILWRADDEFPASGNILFDASAPLILPTEDFAVLASMVVFGLKRIKAML; encoded by the coding sequence ATGAATTACACTGCAGCCTATAAGGTGGCTCTTGAAAAGTTCCGTGCGTGTTCCTTAGAGGATATGGCCCGTTGCTCTGGCTATTCTATTGAGGGTAATGCCCTCGTTCTTGAATTCCTGGGCCAACATTTTAAGATCGATTATCCCGGCGGGAAGTTTGTGCCTATGAATACTTCTGACGGAGAGCTGCCAATTGCTGCTCAAATATTAATTTTGCATTACGTTTCGAACCTCAGCGAGCCTTTAGAAGTGGGGAAGTTCATTTCTTTCAAAGAATTACCGGGGGGGGCCATTTATATCAAACCGTTTACCGGCCGGGCTATTGATCCACTGGTTCGAGTCTTTGGTTCTGATCCGGATAGCCTTCTAGAAGTGGTAACACGTTTAGGCGGACAATCTAATGGGCTTGGAGATGTCGGGGTCACATATAGAGTATTTCCGCGCATTCCTGTGGCCTTAATTCTTTGGAGAGCGGATGATGAATTCCCGGCTTCCGGTAATATTCTGTTCGATGCTTCGGCCCCTTTAATACTACCAACTGAGGATTTTGCAGTCTTGGCTAGTATGGTCGTTTTCGGACTTAAACGAATTAAAGCGATGTTATAG